ATCCTGCGGGGCTCTCTCGGTGTCGAGATAGCACATCTTGAGACGGCCGTCTCGATCGGAGTGGACAGGAAGCTTAACGAAGACACGATCTCCCTTCTCGTCGCTCTTCAAAAGAAGGCCGCCCGCCGTTTGAAACAAGGGGGGTACCGGTATCTCGCCATCCCCCCTGATTCCGACAGGATACAGGAGACCTTTGTATCAAAACTCTATCCAAGCTTCACGCACAAGATGGCTGCAACATCATCGGGAATTGGATGGATCGGGAAGAACGGCCTTCTCATAAGTCCCCACTTTGGTCCGAGGCTCTCCCTGGCGACGGTCCTTACCAATGCTCCTCTCCGGCCTGATGAACCAATCGAGTTCAGCCGTTGCGGTGACTGCAGCCTCTGCATCGACTTCTGTCCTTCAGGTGCCGTAACCGGAGAAAGCTGGTCGCGGTATAAACCCTTTGTCGAACTCATAAGGCTCGAGCGGTGCCGGTCACACAAAAACAACAGGAAGAGACTCCGCGGCAAGCCGAATTGCGGGTTATGCATCAATATCTGTCCCTATGGAAGAAAGAAAGCGCTGAAAGGTCTCTTGAAAAAGCCCTTTGAACAGGTCGTTTACTGAGGAAACACCTTCGTACGCGGTTGGTAAAGACATGATCTGACGACTTCATGCGATCTCATCGGGTCGCCGGCCTGATCCGGCAAGGAAACTATAATTTCTTATATTATCCGGAGGAACATGGATGGCAAGGCACAGAGTGATATTCCAGCCCTCGGGCAGAAGGGGTGAGGTCGAAGAGGGCAAGACGCTCCTTGAGGCAGCGCAGTCCCTCGGTGTAGACATCGAGGCGCTCTGCGGCAACAAGAAGGTCTGCGGGAAGTGCAAGGTAAGAATCGAGGACGGCTTTTTCGAGAAGGACAACATGGAATCGGGAATGGACCATCTTTCCGTCCTTACCGAAGACGAAAGGAAACATATAAAGCCTGAAGACGGGCCGGGGATTCGCCTTGCCTGCTCGGCTGAGGTTTATGGCGACGTAAAGGTCTTTGTCCCTGAACGCTCAAGGGCAGGGAAACAGGTGGTCAGGAAGGCTGCAAAGGAACTCACCATCGCCCTCGATCCGGCGATAAAGAAGTACGGTATCGACCTCATTCCTCCTACTCTTCATGATATGACAACAGGAGACTACGAGCGCGTACTGAAAATCCTTGAGGTCGACTATGGCCTGAGTGACCTTATCTTTGACTATACGGTCCTGAAAGACCTCCAGGACCTCCTCAGAAAAGGACAATGGAAGGCAACGGTCACCGTCTGGATGAACCGTGAGATCATCAAGGTGGAACCCGGTTTTATCGACACCTGCTATGGCCTTGCCGTCGATGTCGGAACAACAACCTGTGTTGGCTATCTCACCGACCTGAACACGGGCAAGGTGGTGAATACCGAATCGATGATGAATCCCCAGGTGCCGTACGGAGAAGATGTCATGTCGCGCATAACCTATGCGATGAGTAACCCTGAAGGGCTCGAAACGATGCAGAAGGCGATCATCACCGGATTGAATGAGATCATCGAGAGGGTCGTCACCGAGATCAGGAAGGACGGGCCCAACCCCGGCTTTGCGATCGATGACCTCACAGTCGTCTTCAACACGGCCATGCACCACATATTCCTCGGTTTCAACCCTGAGCACATCGGCCGTTCCCCCTTCATCCCTGCCCTCCAAAGCTCCCTCAACATCAAGGCTCGGGACATCGGATTAAAGATCAACCCTGCGGCATATATCCATGTCCTGCCGATTGAGGCCGGTTTTGTCGGCGCAGACAACGTCGGCGTCCTTATCGCGGAGGAGCCCTACAACCAGGACGAGATGGTGCTCATCATCGATATCGGGACGAACGGGGAACTCCTCCTTGGCAACCGGGACAGGGTCTGCTCAACATCCTGTGCAACAGGCCCTGCCTTTGAAGGGGCACAGATAAAGTTCGGCATGAGGGCCGCACCAGGAGCAATTGAGACAGTGAGGATCGACCCCGTCACAAGGGAACCCCTCTACAAGGTCATCGGAAAGGCTGACTGGCACACGCACCTCGAAAAGATCAATGCCAAGGGCATCTGCGGATCGGGAATCATCGAAGTCGTCGCAGAGATGTTCAGGACAGGCATCATCGACAAGTCCGGAAGGTTCGTCATGAACCCAGACACGCCCCGCGTGAGGAAGGACTCCGATGGCAAGCCAGAGTATGTCCTTGCCTGGGCTGAGGAGACTTCGATCAACAGCGATATAACCGTGACGCAGGCTGATGTCCGCGCCCTCCAGCTTGCGAAAGGTGCCCTGTATACCGGAGCAAAACTCATGATGCAGAGGCTCGGGATAACAAAGCTCGACAGGGTTGTCCTTGCAGGAGCCTTCGGGAGCCACATCGACAGGGAGGCCTCCATGACCCTCGGCATGTTCCCTGACTGTCCCATTGACAAGGTCTATGCTGTCGGCAACGCAGCCGGTGACGGTGCCCTCATGGCCCTCATCAACAAGGGCAAGAGAGAGGAGGCCAATGAGAAGGCGCGCTGGGTCGAGTTCATCGAGATCGCGACTGATCCTGCCTTTGAAAAGGAGTTCATGCAGGCGATGCACATCCCCCACATGAAGGACAAATTCCCAAACCTGAAGGCACTGATCGAGAAGTCCGGGAGCAAGGTGGAGATCAGGGGTTGACGAAGCTCATCGTGAATTCAGGGGTTTGCGGATTTTCTGTCTCTGTCACCGCAGAGAAGGACAAGGACAAGAAGATCATGATTTTCCTCGAGACTGAATGCGAGATGGTGAGGAAGATGATCGAGGACATCTCCACTCTCGATGTCATGGCAGCCTTTGCCCGCTTCCCGAACAATCCGGTTTATCGTTCTGCGGGCAGGCACCTTAAACATGCTGCCTGTCCTGTGCCGGCAGGGATACTCAAGGCCCTCGAGGTCGAGGCGGGCCTGAACGTGCCGAAGGATGTGAGTATCATCTTCGTAAAAGACAAGGGAGAGGCTCCCTGATTACTGTTTCCTGAATGACACGATACTCGATCATGACCTTCATCGTCCTCTTAATCGCGTATCTTGTTTATGCGGCCTTCATCATGCGTTTTGTCCTGCACGTCCTGATCTGGTGGAGGAGTGAAGTGCTGTCTCCCCTTTACGGAGCGCCTGCTTCTCGTCTCACGGGAAGGCTTTTCGTATCCGAGGCAGCAGACATCTTCTTCTTCAGGAGGCTTTTCAGGGTCAACAGCATATTGTGGTTCGGCGAATGGCTTTTCCACATCTTTTTTTTTCTCACGGCCCTCAGACATCTGCGATATTTCCTGGACCCTGTACCCGGCTGGATAATCTGTCTGCAGCCTGTCGGAATATGCGCGGGATACCTTCTGCCTTTTGCGCTTGTTTACATCCTTGCTCTGCGATTGCTGACAGAGAGGGAAGAATACCTTGCTCCATCGAATCTCTCCGTCCTTCTCCTCCTTTTTCTGATCAGTATAACCGGCGTACTGATGCACGGGATTGTTAAGCCCGACGTGGTCAGCGTGAAGGAGTTCATCATCGGAATGGTTACCTTCAAGCCCGTTCCTGTTCCGAAGAACCTCCTCTTCATCCTTCATTTCGCTCTTGTTCTCATTCTCGTGCCCTTTCTTCCTACCCACATCTTCGTTGCTCCTTTCGTCATCATAGAGGCACGGAAACGGGATGAGGGACTGGGCAGGGTGATGCATGACTGACAAGAAAAAAGAAGAGCCTGAAGTCAGGAGAGCTGATACTTCCTTCACAGGAGGGCTGACGAGAGAGCAGATTCTCGAGATCGACTCCTGCACACAATGCGGAGAATGTCTAAAGTACTGTCCTGTACAGGATGTCACGGGCAACCCTCTCGTCTCTCCCCCCGAGAAGATCAGGATGTTCAGGGAGTTCATCAGGGCCACCAACGGGCTCAGGGCAAGGCTCTTCGGACCGGAGGAGATAGACCGGAGGCTCCTTGAGGACTTTACCAGGGCTGTATACGAATGCACCACCTGCGGCTCCTGTGGAGAGAACTGCCCCGTAGGCATATTCACTCAGAGACTGTGGCCGATCTTGCGAAAGGAGATGGTGAGAAGAGGACTGGGGCCTCTTGGCGTGCAGAGAAACCTTCCAAAGGCGATAGAGAAAACAGGGAACCCCTATGATAAACCGTCTGAAGAGCGGTTCGGTCCGTGGTTTCCGGAAGGGGTAAAGATCGCCGAGAGGGCAGACATAGCCTATTATGCCGGCTGCACAGGCGCCTATGAAGCTCAGCCCATGGTGAGGGGCGATGTACTCGTCCTCGGAGCAATCGGTGAGCCCTTTACCATGCTGCCGCCTGAAGATGAGGTATGCTGCGGGTTCCCGCTCTTCATCACCGGTCAGCACGATATGCTCGAAGACCTGACGAAGAGGCTCGTGAATGCCTATAAGGCAAGGGGGGTCAAGACGCTCCTCTGTTCGTGCCCCTGTTGCGTGAATATTATGGCGCGTGACTGGCCGCTCTTCTATGGCCAGGAACTGCCCTTCAAGATACGGCATATCACGCAGTATGCCGCAGACTCTCTGAAAACAGGCAAGCTCGTTATCAGGAGGGAATTACGTGAGAGGCTGATCTATCACGACCCCTGTTATTTAAGCAGGGGGGTCGGTGTCATAGAGGAACCGAGGATCGTGCTCAGGAGTATACCGGGCGTCGAACTCCTCGAATTCGATCGTCATGGCCTCAATACCCGGTGCTGCGGCGCTGGCGGGGCCGCGAGAAAAGTCTACCACGAAAATGCGATCGCCATGGGGAGGCTGACGATCGATGAAGCCGCAGAAAAGAAGGCAGACAGGCTGATCCTGAGCTGCCCCGCTTGCTACGCCAAGGTGAACGAGGCGATGAAGGGATACGAAAAGCAGGTCCTGATCACGGACATTATGGAGCTCCTCGCCGGTTTAGTGAGTTGACGCGTACCGGACATCTCCCTTCCAGGAGGGCCCTTTCCTGTCTCCTCTTCTCCACCCCCATGACAGGCCGGCCGTTGTTGCAAAAAAGGGCCCACTCGATTAAACTAAGAGCCTATGCAGAAGCTGATAAAACCCCTGCTCCAAAAGAATGATTCCAAGATTGTCCTCATCGTCCTCGACGGCCTGGGAGGTCTGCCGGTACAGGGCGAGACTGAGCTTGAGGCAGCAGCCACTCCGAATCTTGACGTCCTCGCACGCGGCTCCGCCTGCGGTCTCCACGTACCCGTTGCCTGCGGTATAACGCCAGGAAGCGGTCCGGGACATCTAGGCATCTTCGGGTACGATCCCCTGGAATATCAGATCGGGAGGGGAATTCTCGAAGCCCTGGGCCTCGGTCTTGAGGTGAAGAAGACCGATGTTGCCCTGAGATGCAATTACGCTACGATGAAGGACGGGATCATCATAGACAGAAGGGCAGGGAGGATAGCGACCGAAGAGAGCAGAAGATTGACCGAGAGGCTGCAGAAGGAAGTGCCCGGCTTTGACGGCGTGGAATTTATCTTTGCCCCGGGGATGGAGCACAGATTTGCCGTTCTCATGAGATTCCCCGAAGCCCTCGAACCCGACGCTGCGATGATCAATGATACCGACCCTCAAAGGGAGGGGAAGGCCCCTCTCAAGGCCGAACCGCAATCAGGGAATGCGGCAAGAGTCGCGACGATCGCCGAGAAACTCATTGTCAGGGCCAGGGAAGTCCTGAAAGACGAGGGAAAGGCAAACTTTATCCTCACAAGAGGGTTTTCGGTCATGCCCCACATACCCACCTTCCAGGATGCCTTCGGTCTGAAGTCCCTCGCCATCGCGGTCTACCCCATGTACCGGGGGCTCGCAAAACTGGTCGGGATGTATGCGCCTGCTCTTGAAGGTGGGGTCGAGGAGGAGATAGGATTTCTGAAGGAGCACTACAGTGAATATGATTTCTTCTTCCTCCACGTGAAGAAAATCGATTCGTACGGAGAGGATGGCAACTTCAGAGGGAAAGCCCAGCGGATAGAGGAATTTGATGTCCTTCTCCCGGCGGTCCTCGCACTGAGACCCGATGTCCTCATCGTCACCGGTGATCATTCGACTCCGGCGCTGATGAAAGGCCATAGCTGGCATCCTGTGCCGATCCTGCTCAACTCTCCCTATGTCCTCGGCGGCCTCTGTGCTTTATTTTCCGAGCGTGAATGCGTCAGAG
The sequence above is drawn from the Thermodesulfovibrionales bacterium genome and encodes:
- a CDS encoding 4Fe-4S double cluster binding domain-containing protein; this translates as MEASLREELMRGGATVVGFAILRGSLGVEIAHLETAVSIGVDRKLNEDTISLLVALQKKAARRLKQGGYRYLAIPPDSDRIQETFVSKLYPSFTHKMAATSSGIGWIGKNGLLISPHFGPRLSLATVLTNAPLRPDEPIEFSRCGDCSLCIDFCPSGAVTGESWSRYKPFVELIRLERCRSHKNNRKRLRGKPNCGLCINICPYGRKKALKGLLKKPFEQVVY
- a CDS encoding ASKHA domain-containing protein, which codes for MARHRVIFQPSGRRGEVEEGKTLLEAAQSLGVDIEALCGNKKVCGKCKVRIEDGFFEKDNMESGMDHLSVLTEDERKHIKPEDGPGIRLACSAEVYGDVKVFVPERSRAGKQVVRKAAKELTIALDPAIKKYGIDLIPPTLHDMTTGDYERVLKILEVDYGLSDLIFDYTVLKDLQDLLRKGQWKATVTVWMNREIIKVEPGFIDTCYGLAVDVGTTTCVGYLTDLNTGKVVNTESMMNPQVPYGEDVMSRITYAMSNPEGLETMQKAIITGLNEIIERVVTEIRKDGPNPGFAIDDLTVVFNTAMHHIFLGFNPEHIGRSPFIPALQSSLNIKARDIGLKINPAAYIHVLPIEAGFVGADNVGVLIAEEPYNQDEMVLIIDIGTNGELLLGNRDRVCSTSCATGPAFEGAQIKFGMRAAPGAIETVRIDPVTREPLYKVIGKADWHTHLEKINAKGICGSGIIEVVAEMFRTGIIDKSGRFVMNPDTPRVRKDSDGKPEYVLAWAEETSINSDITVTQADVRALQLAKGALYTGAKLMMQRLGITKLDRVVLAGAFGSHIDREASMTLGMFPDCPIDKVYAVGNAAGDGALMALINKGKREEANEKARWVEFIEIATDPAFEKEFMQAMHIPHMKDKFPNLKALIEKSGSKVEIRG
- a CDS encoding (Fe-S)-binding protein, which gives rise to MTDKKKEEPEVRRADTSFTGGLTREQILEIDSCTQCGECLKYCPVQDVTGNPLVSPPEKIRMFREFIRATNGLRARLFGPEEIDRRLLEDFTRAVYECTTCGSCGENCPVGIFTQRLWPILRKEMVRRGLGPLGVQRNLPKAIEKTGNPYDKPSEERFGPWFPEGVKIAERADIAYYAGCTGAYEAQPMVRGDVLVLGAIGEPFTMLPPEDEVCCGFPLFITGQHDMLEDLTKRLVNAYKARGVKTLLCSCPCCVNIMARDWPLFYGQELPFKIRHITQYAADSLKTGKLVIRRELRERLIYHDPCYLSRGVGVIEEPRIVLRSIPGVELLEFDRHGLNTRCCGAGGAARKVYHENAIAMGRLTIDEAAEKKADRLILSCPACYAKVNEAMKGYEKQVLITDIMELLAGLVS
- a CDS encoding 2,3-bisphosphoglycerate-independent phosphoglycerate mutase gives rise to the protein MQKLIKPLLQKNDSKIVLIVLDGLGGLPVQGETELEAAATPNLDVLARGSACGLHVPVACGITPGSGPGHLGIFGYDPLEYQIGRGILEALGLGLEVKKTDVALRCNYATMKDGIIIDRRAGRIATEESRRLTERLQKEVPGFDGVEFIFAPGMEHRFAVLMRFPEALEPDAAMINDTDPQREGKAPLKAEPQSGNAARVATIAEKLIVRAREVLKDEGKANFILTRGFSVMPHIPTFQDAFGLKSLAIAVYPMYRGLAKLVGMYAPALEGGVEEEIGFLKEHYSEYDFFFLHVKKIDSYGEDGNFRGKAQRIEEFDVLLPAVLALRPDVLIVTGDHSTPALMKGHSWHPVPILLNSPYVLGGLCALFSERECVRGELGIFPAVNLIPLALAHAGRLKKFGA